Proteins found in one Venturia canescens isolate UGA chromosome 6, ASM1945775v1, whole genome shotgun sequence genomic segment:
- the LOC122412208 gene encoding zinc finger protein 449-like: MPRCLIKSMVRYQRSNNSEKELQSLAPTLDSARKPKSSKDNVSKSGSVWNNARLPIMTRYNIKNDNNLLLHGSIPSELGLHYYKAENETIVSGDFSTLGTPELSERNNGLKNYEQEGMMTGRQTLLRVTDEQRPGRSFNDEKTSSSIEVPPEMTFEAKLNPDAEIALVGKTELESGPSWKRHKAMHYCPYCRKSFDRPWVLKGHLRLHTGERPFECPVCHKSFADRSNLRAHQRTRSHHQWQWRCGICFKAFSQRRYLERHCPEACRKYRSSQRRDHNNVC; encoded by the exons ATGCCTCGTTGCTTGATCAAATCGATGGTACGGTATCAACGATCGAATAATTCAG AAAAAGAACTGCAGTCGTTGGCGCCCACATTGGATTCAGCGAGGAAGCCGAAAAGTTCAAAAGACAACGTATCCAAATCGGGAAGCGTGTGGAACAACGCACGTTTGCCAATAATGACGCGttacaatataaaaaatgacaacAATCTGTTATTGCACGGGTCGATACCGAGCGAGCTGGGATTGCACTACTACAAAGCCGAGAACGAGACCATTGTTTCAGGGGATTTTTCGACACTGGGCACTCCCGAATTGAGCGAGCGGAATAACggactgaaaaactacgagcAAGAAGGAATGATGACAGGGAGACAAACACTGCTGAGGGTCACCGACGAGCAGAGGCCCGGTAGATCGttcaacgatgaaaaaacgagttctAGTATCGAAGTACCACCGGAAATGACTTTTGAGGCAAAATTAAATCCTGACGCTGAAATAGCACTCGTGGGAAAAACGGAACTGGAAAGTGGGCCGTCTTGGAAGAGACACAAGGCCATGCACTATTGTCCTTACTGCAGAAAAAGTTTCGATCGTCCATGGGTGTTGAAAGGTCATTTGAGACTTCATACCGGAGAGAGACCCTTCGAATGCCCAGTCTGTCACAAGTCGTTCGCTGATCG ATCCAATTTGAGAGCTCACCAGAGAACCCGGAGTCATCATCAGTGGCAATGGCGCTGCGGAATTTGTTTCAAGGCTTTTTCGCAACGGCGATACTTGGAGAGACACTGTCCCGAAGCTTGTCGTAAATACCGATCTTCGCAGAGACGCGATCATAATAATGTTTGTTag
- the LOC122412207 gene encoding glutathione synthetase-like isoform X1, with protein sequence MKASRLESCIKLPLSSDIFSETVAKAKDYTLMHGVSMHSKSPYDRDRVTIAPFVLLPTSFPKNEFKKAKRIQSTFNTLMHKVAHDYEFLAENLNNVQSDEFTAKLFAIYKTVHNEGQTQPLSLGLLRSDYMLHTGTNMEIIQVELNAIASSFGGLSTRVSQYHRYILKELGHSDKIENIPENFTVTGLASGLTDAWTMYNDDKAVILFIVEDITYNICDQRAVEFEIRRLNKKIKVIRRTFKNLINEEAHLGPNKELIVGEHVVALAYYRTGYQVEAYPGTEDWSMRLLIERSRAIKCPSIQYQLAGTKKIQQVLAQPNVLNRFLNKVEAESIRQVFTGLYSLELNDDGDKAVAMAIENPKNFVLKPQREGGGNNVYGEEVATVLKSMRNSVDRTCWILMDRIDPPVQENYIVRSGKETVLQDITTELGIYGVIIGNHNEIIVNRQVGHVLRSKPVTSNEGGILGGAGALDSPYLVA encoded by the exons atgaaagccTCAAGATTGGAATCGTGCATCAAGCTGCCACTATCGAGCGATATTTTCAGTGAAACTGTTGCGAAAGCCAAAGATTATACGCTGATGCATG GCGTTTCAATGCATTCCAAGTCGCCATATGATAGAGACCGAGTTACGATTGCACCTTTTGTTTTATTGCCAACAAGCTttccaaaaaatgaattcaaaaaagCTAAAAGAATTCAAAGCACTTTCAACACTTTGATGCACAAAGTAGCCCATGATTATGAGTTTTTGGCAGAGAATTTAAA caatgtACAAAGTGACGAGTTTACTGCTAAATTGTTTGCTATATACAAAACTGTTCATAATGAAGGCCAAACTCAG cCGCTGAGTCTTGGTCTACTGCGTTCGGATTACATGCTACATACCGGTACCAATATGGAAATAATTCAAGTAGAATTGAACGCTATAGCATCGAGTTTTGGTGGATTATCGACTCGAGTTTCTCAATACCACAG ATACATTTTAAAAGAATTGGGTCACTCGGATAAGATAGAAAAT ATTCCAGAGAATTTTACCGTGACCGGGCTTGCAAGTGGACTAACCGATGCCTGGACCATGTATAATGATGACAA gGCTGTGatattatttattgttgaagataTTACGTATAACATTTGTGACCAGAGAGCCGTAGAGTTTGAAATTCGacgtttgaataaaaagattaAAGTAATCAGAAGGACcttcaaaaatttgatcaacGAGGAAGCACATTTGGGACCGAACAAGGAGCTTATCGT ggGAGAACACGTGGTAGCTCTGGCTTATTACCGTACAGGTTATCAGGTAGAAGCATACCCGGGAACGGAGGACTGGTCAATGAGATTACTGATTGAACGTTCACGGGCAATAAAATGCCCTTCCATTCAATATCAGCTGGCAGGAACAAAAaag ATACAGCAAGTTCTCGCTCAACCAAATGTGCTCAACAGATTTTTGAATAAGGTAGAAGCAGAGTCTATACGACAAGTTTTCACCGGGCTCTATTCTCTCGAATTA AATGACGATGGCGATAAAGCTGTAGCAATGGCAATCGAGAATCCAAAAAACTTCGTCCTCAAGCCGCAACGAGAAGGGGGCGGGAATAACGTTTATGGAGAAGAAGTTGCAACGGTTTTGAAATCGATGAGAAATTCGGTCGATCGGACATGTTGGATACTCATGGATCGAATAGATCCTCCAGTCCAAGAAAATTACATTGTACGTTCGGGCAAAGAAACGGTGCTTCAGGATATAACTACGGAATTGGGAATTTACGGAGTTATCATTGG TAACCACAACGAAATTATCGTGAATCGCCAAGTCGGTCATGTTTTGCGCTCGAAACCGGTGACTTCGAACGAGGGTGGAATTTTGGGAGGTGCCGGTGCTCTCGACAGTCCGTATCTCGTCGCGTGA
- the LOC122412315 gene encoding uncharacterized protein → MVIGIATCSIFGLIFCAIVAFFFFHPQKLRLHRKLGKFPGPPTLPFIGNAHYFIGDSSRILDSVTKLMDSYPSPFKIWLGDRLFFAVYEPEQLKTVFLSPKTIEKDALYQLANPWLGSGLFTAPADIWRIHRKLIAPTFNAKILESFVEVFAKQSEIMTKLMSKELGGGDFDVFEYVSLCTLDIVCETAMGVTAQAQVEKDSRYVHSAKRAFEIIWQRAFNILLHSDFIFNLTKLCRDQRECIKYLHGMTTDVIRRKKRASNGIECRVENENLGQGSTTRKAFLDLLMELSNDGTKFTEQELEDEVNTMMIAGNDTTATVNTFVLLMLASHPEVQEKAYEELCDIYGDEISTDRPIRNEDLSRMLYLERVIKETLRLFPVGPILVRQVREDLELGGGTLPKGTSVVIGLLKLHRWQKIWPDPLNFDPDRFLPEQAAKRHPYSFAPFSAGPRNCLGLKYAMIAMKVLLATVLRRYVLIKDEILAIGDIKLKAEVVLKPVIPIRLRIEKRSSKLPRSIINMIGSTATLCLTMIFGAIVFLFHSPYRKFARLYEKAANFPAPRMLPFIGHAHYFIGNTTHIMSTMMKWLSTYPSPFTIRLGAHVIFAVYQPEQLKTIFLSSKTIEKPHFYKFFGPWLGNGLFTAPAKIWRSHRKLIGPTFNMKVLTSFVEIFANQSEIMVKRMSQELGGKDFDVYKYITLCTLDIVCETAMGVSAKSQLEKDSRYVVSGEKAFQTVCKRMFKIWYHPDIIFKFTELCREQNDCIKCLHDVTNSVIQRKKNELKSRDCSCLNDDDYFEERSPRKKAFLDLLIELSENGAKLSEVELRDEVNTIMIAGNDATATASAYVMYMLANYPDIQEKVYVELHEIYGDEVSSENPIKSKDLELMVYLERVIKETLRLFPVVPMFLRELDEDIDIDGGRILPKGGIVLLAAVEVHRLESVWPDPLKFDSDRFLPEQVAKRHPYSYIPFSAGPRNCIGLKYAMMAMKVMLATVLRRYVLIKDEKIVNIKDIKFKSEVSLKPVVPLELRIVRRQGF, encoded by the exons atggtgatcgGGATTGCTACTTGCTCGATCTTTGGCTTGATTTTCTGCGCGATCGtcgctttctttttcttccatccTCAGAAATTACGCTTGCACCGGAAACTCGGGAAATTTCCTGGTCCGCCGACGCTTCCGTTCATCGGGAACGCTCACTACTTCATCGGGGATTCGAGCC GCATTTTGGACAGCGTGACCAAATTGATGGACTCTTATCCTTCTCCGTTCAAAATTTGGCTGGGCGATCGACTTTTTTTCGCGGTTTACGAGCCCGAGCAATTGAAG acTGTTTTTCTGAGCCCAAAAACTATCGAAAAGGATGCGCTTTACCAGCTCGCAAATCCTTGGCTAGGAAGCGGTTTATTCACGGCACCGG CTGACATCTGGCGAATTCACCGAAAATTAATCGCCCCGACGTTCAATGCCAAAATACTGGAATCTTTCGTCGAAGTATTTGCTAAACAATCAGAAATAATGACGAAACTTATGAGCAAGGAATTGGGAGGCGGAGATTTCGATGTATTCGAATATGTTTCCTTGTGCACACTCGACATTGTCTGCG AAACTGCGATGGGGGTCACAGCGCAAGCTCAAGTCGAGAAAGACAGTCGTTACGTCCATTCAGCAAAAAG AGCGTTCGAAATCATTTGGCAGAGGGCTTTCAATATACTGCTTCACTCTGATTTcatattcaatttaacaaaattGTGTCGAGACCAACGGGAGTGCATTAAATATTTGCACGGGATGACAACCGACGTGATACGACGAAAGAAAAGAGCAAGCAACGGAATCGAGTGTCGTGTGGAGAACGAAAATTTGG gGCAAGGATCGACGACTAGGAAAGCATTTTTGGATCTGTTGATGGAACTGTCGAACGATGGTACGAAATTTACGGAGCAGGAACTCGAGGACGAAGTTAACACGATGATGATAGCG gGCAACGACACAACGGCGACGGTCAACACATTCGTCTTGCTCATGCTCGCGAGTCATCCCGAGGTCCAG GAAAAAGCGTACGAGGAGCTCTGCGATATTTACGGTGACGAAATTTCTACCGACAGACCCATCCGGAACGAAGATCTCAGTCGCATGCTTTACTTGGAGAGAGTTATCAAAgaaaccttgagacttttcccCGTCGGACCGATTCTCGTTCGTCAAGTTCGAGAAGATCTCGAATTGG GTGGTGGCACTCTGCCGAAGGGAACCTCGGTGGTCATAGGTCTTCTGAAGCTTCATCGTTGGCAAAAGATTTGGCCGGATCCATTGAACTTCGATCCGGATCGGTTTTTACCCGAGCAAGCGGCGAAACGTCATCCGTACAGTTTCGCCCCTTTCAGCGCCGGACCCCGCAATTGTTTGG GTCTCAAGTACGCGATGATAGCCATGAAAGTTCTACTGGCCACCGTGCTGCGGCGTTATGTTCTGATAAAAGACGAAATTCTGGCTATCGGAGACATAAAACTGAAAGCCGAAGTTGTTTTGAAGCCTGTAATCCCTATAAGACTCAGGATAGAGAAGAGGTCGAGCAAACTTCCG AGGTCCAT CATCAACATGATCGGTTCTACCGCAACTCTCTGTCTCACCATGATTTTTGGTGCGATTGTATTTCTTTTCCATAGTCCCTATCGCAAGTTTGCGCGCTTGTACGAAAAAGCTGCAAATTTTCCTGCTCCACGGATGCTCCCTTTTATCGGGCACGCTCATTATTTCATCGGGAACACGACTC ACATTATGAGCACGATGATGAAATGGCTGTCCACTTATCCCTCACCGTTCACCATTCGATTGGGCGCTCATGTCATATTCGCTGTTTATCAACCGGAACAACTAAAG ACAATTTTTCTCAGTTCGAAAACTATCGAGAAGCCCCATTTCTACAAGTTCTTCGGCCCCTGGCTAGGAAACGGTTTATTCACGGCGCCGG CCAAAATATGGCGGTCTCATCGGAAACTAATAGGACCCACTTTCAACATGAAAGTCCTGACGTCATTCGTAGAGATATTTGCAAACCAGTCGGAAATAATGGTAAAACGAATGAGCCAGGAATTGGGAGGCAAAGATTTTGATGTATACAAATACATCACTCTGTGCACGTTGGACATAGTCTGCG AGACCGCGATGGGAGTTTCTGCAAAGAGTCAATTGGAAAAAGACAGTCGTTACGTAGTTTCCGGCGAGAA AGCTTTTCAGACAGTTTGCAAAAGAATGTTCAAAATATGGTACCACCCCGAtattatattcaaattcactGAATTGTGTCGAGAGCAGAACGACTGTATAAAGTGTTTGCACGATGTGACGAACAGCGtgattcaacgaaaaaaaaatgaacttaaGAGCAGAGACTGTTCCTGTTTGAACGACGATGATTATTTTG AAGAACGATCGCCGAGGAAAAAGGCTTTTTTGGATCTTTTGATAGAATTGTCAGAGAACGGTGCAAAACTCTCAGAAGTTGAACTGCGCGACGAAGTTAATACGATAATGATAGCG GGTAACGATGCGACGGCAACGGCCAGCGCGTACGTCATGTACATGCTCGCCAATTACCCCGACATTCAA GAAAAAGTGTACGTAGAATTGCACGAAATTTACGGTGACGAAGTTTCGTCCGAAAATCCTATAAAAAGCAAAGACCTCGAGCTCATGGTTTATTTGGAGAGAGTCATCAAAGAGACTCTGAGACTTTTCCCAGTTGTACCGATGTTCCTTCGCGAGCTTGACGAAGATATTGATATCGACG GGGGACGCATCCTGCCGAAGGGCGGTATAGTCTTGTTAGCCGCTGTTGAAGTTCATCGCTTGGAAAGTGTCTGGCCAGATCCATTGAAATTCGATTCAGATCGGTTCTTGCCTGAACAAGTGGCAAAACGTCATCCGTACAGCTACATTCCTTTCAGTGCCGGACCCCGTAATTGCATTG GATTGAAGTACGCGATGATGGCCATGAAGGTTATGTTGGCCACTGTTTTGCGTCGATACGTCCTGATtaaggatgaaaaaatcgttaataTCAAAGACATCAAATTCAAGTCCGAAGTTTCTTTGAAGCCCGTCGTCCCCCTCGAGCTAAGGATCGTCCGAAGACAGGGGTTCTAA
- the LOC122412207 gene encoding glutathione synthetase-like isoform X2 — MHSKSPYDRDRVTIAPFVLLPTSFPKNEFKKAKRIQSTFNTLMHKVAHDYEFLAENLNNVQSDEFTAKLFAIYKTVHNEGQTQPLSLGLLRSDYMLHTGTNMEIIQVELNAIASSFGGLSTRVSQYHRYILKELGHSDKIENIPENFTVTGLASGLTDAWTMYNDDKAVILFIVEDITYNICDQRAVEFEIRRLNKKIKVIRRTFKNLINEEAHLGPNKELIVGEHVVALAYYRTGYQVEAYPGTEDWSMRLLIERSRAIKCPSIQYQLAGTKKIQQVLAQPNVLNRFLNKVEAESIRQVFTGLYSLELNDDGDKAVAMAIENPKNFVLKPQREGGGNNVYGEEVATVLKSMRNSVDRTCWILMDRIDPPVQENYIVRSGKETVLQDITTELGIYGVIIGNHNEIIVNRQVGHVLRSKPVTSNEGGILGGAGALDSPYLVA, encoded by the exons ATGCATTCCAAGTCGCCATATGATAGAGACCGAGTTACGATTGCACCTTTTGTTTTATTGCCAACAAGCTttccaaaaaatgaattcaaaaaagCTAAAAGAATTCAAAGCACTTTCAACACTTTGATGCACAAAGTAGCCCATGATTATGAGTTTTTGGCAGAGAATTTAAA caatgtACAAAGTGACGAGTTTACTGCTAAATTGTTTGCTATATACAAAACTGTTCATAATGAAGGCCAAACTCAG cCGCTGAGTCTTGGTCTACTGCGTTCGGATTACATGCTACATACCGGTACCAATATGGAAATAATTCAAGTAGAATTGAACGCTATAGCATCGAGTTTTGGTGGATTATCGACTCGAGTTTCTCAATACCACAG ATACATTTTAAAAGAATTGGGTCACTCGGATAAGATAGAAAAT ATTCCAGAGAATTTTACCGTGACCGGGCTTGCAAGTGGACTAACCGATGCCTGGACCATGTATAATGATGACAA gGCTGTGatattatttattgttgaagataTTACGTATAACATTTGTGACCAGAGAGCCGTAGAGTTTGAAATTCGacgtttgaataaaaagattaAAGTAATCAGAAGGACcttcaaaaatttgatcaacGAGGAAGCACATTTGGGACCGAACAAGGAGCTTATCGT ggGAGAACACGTGGTAGCTCTGGCTTATTACCGTACAGGTTATCAGGTAGAAGCATACCCGGGAACGGAGGACTGGTCAATGAGATTACTGATTGAACGTTCACGGGCAATAAAATGCCCTTCCATTCAATATCAGCTGGCAGGAACAAAAaag ATACAGCAAGTTCTCGCTCAACCAAATGTGCTCAACAGATTTTTGAATAAGGTAGAAGCAGAGTCTATACGACAAGTTTTCACCGGGCTCTATTCTCTCGAATTA AATGACGATGGCGATAAAGCTGTAGCAATGGCAATCGAGAATCCAAAAAACTTCGTCCTCAAGCCGCAACGAGAAGGGGGCGGGAATAACGTTTATGGAGAAGAAGTTGCAACGGTTTTGAAATCGATGAGAAATTCGGTCGATCGGACATGTTGGATACTCATGGATCGAATAGATCCTCCAGTCCAAGAAAATTACATTGTACGTTCGGGCAAAGAAACGGTGCTTCAGGATATAACTACGGAATTGGGAATTTACGGAGTTATCATTGG TAACCACAACGAAATTATCGTGAATCGCCAAGTCGGTCATGTTTTGCGCTCGAAACCGGTGACTTCGAACGAGGGTGGAATTTTGGGAGGTGCCGGTGCTCTCGACAGTCCGTATCTCGTCGCGTGA